CCGGAGGATTCGCCCATGGCTACCCCCAGCCGCTTCGATTACGAGGGGATGCAGGCCATCGCCCAGCGCCTGGCCCAGCGCAGCGCCGACCTCCAGGCCTATCTCGACCAAATGGACGCCCTCGCCCGCACCCTGGCCGAGCGCTGCCACTCCCCCTTCGCCCAGGCTATCCAGGCCCGCCACGCCCGCTGGCACCGCGCCGGCCAGGAACTCGCCCAAAGCCTCCAGGCCCTGGCCACCGACCTCGCCCGCATCGCCGCCGCCCAGCAGGCCGCCGAAGAACGCGAAGCCGCCCGCTTCGCCCGGCCCAAATGAAGCCCCGCCCCAGGAGGCCCCAATGTATTGGATCCGCTGGTTCTTCAAAGAACTGTGGTGGTATCTCACCTNNNNNNNNNNACCCACCGGCCCCTGTAAGTCTCCGCCATCGCCTGGGGGGATCGAAAACCCTCCCAACTGATCCAAGGAGGCCCCAATGTATTGGATCCGCTGGTTCTTCAAAGAACTGTGGTGGTATCTCACCTATGAGCACTATGGGAAGCGCCGCCTGCGCCCCGCCACCTGGGCCCTGCTCTTCACCCTCCCCCTCCTCGCCGCCTTCTACCTGCTCGCCCTCGGGCTGGGCCAGCGCTCAGCGCTGCCCGGCGAGCGGCCCGCCCCCACCCTGCCCCCCCTGACCAAAACGGCGATCTTCGCCNNNNNNNNNNCCCTGCTCTTGGTCCTCCCCCTCCTCGCCGCCTTCTACCTGCTCGCCCTCGGACTGGGCCAG
The nucleotide sequence above comes from Thermoflexus hugenholtzii JAD2. Encoded proteins:
- a CDS encoding WXG100 family type VII secretion target yields the protein PEDSPMATPSRFDYEGMQAIAQRLAQRSADLQAYLDQMDALARTLAERCHSPFAQAIQARHARWHRAGQELAQSLQALATDLARIAAAQQAAEEREAARFARPK